The Cellulomonas sp. S1-8 genomic sequence CACGCCACGTGCGGGCGCATGTGCGACTTGCACTGGGGGCAGGTGGTGAGCGTCGTGGCAGTGGTCTTCCACTGCGACCGACGCGCACGGGTGTTGCTGCGCGACATCTTGCGCTTCGGAACCGCCACGGTCAGCTCTCTCTCTTCTCGTCGTCAGGGCCCTGCAGGCTGCCGAGGGCGGCCCACCGGGGGTCCAGCAGTTCGTGCGTGTGGTCCGGGTCGTCCGCGAGCCGCGCGCCGCACTCCGAGCACAGGCCCGGGCAGTCCGGCCGGCACAGGGGCCGGAACGGCAGCGCGGGCACGACCGCGTCCCGCAGCGCGGGCTCGAGGTCGACCAGGTCGCCGTCCAGCTCGCGCACGTCCTCGTCCTCGTCGTCCCCGTTGCTCGCCGCGGCGTCGGCCTTCTCAGGGTAGACGTACAGCTCCTGCACCGTGGCGTCGACAGTCTCGACGACCCGGTCCAGGCACCGCACGCACTCCCCGACGGCTTCGCCGTGGATCGCACCGGAGACCAGGACCCCCTCCATGACCGCCTCGAGCCGCAGATCCAGCTCGAGGTCGCTCCCGGCGGGGATGCCGATCATGCCACTGCCGAGCTCGTCGGGTGCCGCGACCGTCCGCTGCACCAACCGCATCGATCCCGGACGTCGGCCGAGCTCGTGTGTCTCGAGCACGTACGGCGAGCGGGGATCGAGACGGGATGGGCGCACGGTCCGGTCCCCTCGTTCCAGGTGGCACCGCGCGCGGGCGCGCGGTACGTCTACGGCGATAGCAAATTACGGCGGTGACGGCTCGGTCACGCCATGACCGGCAGGACCAACCGAGAACTCTACGGTACGGCGAGCCGCCGCCCAAACCGGTACCGGTGCTAGCTGCTCTCGCCCGGGGCGAGCCGCCCCGCGAGCTTCGCGCGTCCGGCCTGCACCTGCGACAGCACCTTGCCGAGGTCGATCTCGAAGTCCGCGAGCCGGCGGTCGCAGTAGTCGTCGGCGTCGCGGCGCAGCACGACCGCGGTCTCCTGCGCCTCGGCGACGATCGCGGCAGCGCGGGTCTGCGCCGCCGACACGACGCCCTCCTGCTCCACGAGCTCCGCCGCCCGGGCGCGCGCCCGGGCCAGGACCGTGTCGGCCTCGGCGCGGGCCGCGGCCCGCGCCGCGTCCGCATCGGCCAGGACCTCGTCCGCCCGGTACAGCTGGGCGGGCAGGGCCGCGCGCACCTGGTCGACGAGCTCGAGGATCTCCGCACGGTTCACCAGGACCGACGAGGACATGGGCATCGCCCGGGCCTGCACCACCGCCTGCTCGATCGCGTCGAGCACGCCGCCGACCCCCTCGGTGCGCTCCTCGCCGTCGTCCACGTGCTCCGTCATCGTCCGTCCTCTCCCCCGCCGCCCGCCGTGGGCGCCAACGCGTCGAGCACCGCCGCGGCCACCGCGGGGGTCACCATGTCGTCGATCCGACCGCCGTGCCGGGCCACGTCCTTGACCAGCGACGACGCGATGTGCGCGAGACCCGGGTCGCCGACGACGAAGACCGTCTCGACACCCGACAGGTGCCGGTTCATCAGGGCCATCGCCAGCTCGGCGTCGAGGTCCGCACCGCTGCGCAGGCCCTTGACCACGGCGCACGCACCGAGGTCGCGCACCAGGTCCACCAGCAGCCCGTCGGTCGTCACGACCCGCACGCCGTCCATCCCGGCGAGCGCGTCGGCCGCGAGCCGGACCCGCTCGGCCGGCGGCAGCAGGGTGCGCTTGGACGAGTTGTGCGCGACGGCGACGACGACCTGGTCGAACATCGACCGGGCCCGCCGCACGACGTCGACGTGGCCGAGCGTCATCGGGTCGAAGGACCCGGGGCAGACCGCGATGCTCACGGACGCCAACCTACGTCACACGCCCCTGACGGTCCTGGTGGCGGCCCGGTACCGTGCCGCGATGACGACGATCCGGCCCGCGCGGCCCGCGGACCTGCCGCGCCTGCGGACCGTGTGCGCCCTGGCCTACGACGACAACCCGCTGATGCGCTGGGTGCTGCCCGACGACGCGCTGCGCGTGGCGGCGTGCGCCGCGTGGCTCGGGCCCTCCCTCGAGCGCTACGTCGCGGCGGGGCACGTCGACGTCCTGACGGCCGACGACGAGGTCGTCGCGGTCGCGGCGTGGCGCCTGCCGGGGACCGCCGTCGCGAGCTCCGGTGCAGGCGCAGGCCCCGGTGCAGGCACCGGCGCCGGTGCGCCGCCGCCGCCGCGACCGGCCGCCGTCCTGGGCGCGCTCGTCGGCGACGAGCGCGCCACGCAGGTGCTGGGCGCGCTCGCCGGATCGACGGCGCTGGCCCCGGCGTCCGCAGGCCCCTACCTGAACTACCTCGCCGTCCTGCCCACGCAGCAGGGACGCGGGAGCGGCGGGCGGCTGCTGCGCCACGGCCTCGAGACGCTGGCAGGCGTGGTCGGCACGCCCTGGCTGGCGACGACGGACCCGCGCAACGTGCCGTTCTACGAGCGGCACGGCTTCACGACGGCCGGCACGCACCGCCTGGGGGACGACGGGCCGCGCCTGGCCGTGCTGCACCTGGACGCGGGCGGCACGCCGCGGGGACCGTCCGGGGCCTGACCGGCGGGCCGTGGGGCGCGGGCCCCGCGGTCGCGGTGTCAGTGGTGGTGGCCGTGGCGACCCAGGGTCTCCACCGGGCCGGCACCCGGGCGGGTCCACTGCGGGGCCGGACGGCTCGTCGGGCCCCAGCCGGCCTGCCCCGCGGCGTCGGAGCGCCAGTACCAGCACGCCTCACGCCCCTGCGGCCAGCCGTCCGGGACGTCCTGCCAGGCCTCGCCGCGGCCGTAGGGCGTCATGTCGAGCAGCGCGAACGACCCGTCCGGGCCCTCGGTGCCGCGCCCCGTCGTCTCGTAGGTGAGGAAGACCCGGTCACCGACGCGCAGGAAGACGCGGAACCACCCCATGTCGCCGCCGATCGGGGCGGGCGCGTCGCGCACCGAGAACCACGGCTGGGCGTAGCCCATGAACGCGACGAACGGCTCGACCTCCTCCCACGGCCCGGTCGTGAGGATCGCGAACGACACCCCGCGGGCGTGCAGGTAGACGGCGTCCTTGAGCTGCCAGGCGGTCATCGTGCAGCCCTCGCACTGGCCCTGGTGCGGGGCGCCGTCGTGCCACATGTGCTGGTAGACGACGAGCTCGTCCCGGCCCTCGAAGAGGTCGAGGAACGGGACGGGTCCGCCGGGACCGACCACGTCGACCGTGCCGTCGATCTCGACCATCGGCAGGCGACGCCGGGCCGCGGCGATCGCGTCACCTGCGCGCGTGTGCGCCTTCTCCTGCAGGAGGAGCTCGTCCCGCGCGGCCCGCCAGGTGGCGAGGTCGACGACGGGCGGGCGACCGGGAGACGGGGTGGCCAGGTGGTCGGGGGTGGTCGTCATGCTGTCCTCCGGTGGGTGTCGTCCGACGTCGTCGCCGGTCCACCGGGCAGACCTGCGGGGCGGTCAGAACTCATCGCCGCGGCCGGAGCCGGGCGAGACCTGCCGTGCGTCACCTCAGGCGGGATGCTCCGCGAACCACACCTGCGTCTCGCCGTAGCGGCGGTCGGCGAGCGCGACGAGCGGCGCGGGCCACGTCGGCGCCGACGCACGCGCGGAGCGTTCGACGACCACGACGCCGCCCGGCGCCGTGCACCGGGCCACGCCCGCCACGGCGGCCGCCAGCGCGTGGTCCTCCAGGTCGTACGGCGGGTCGAGGAGCACGAGGTCGAACGACTCGGCCGCGGCCCCCTCCTGCGGGGCGACGCGCCCGAGGTACCGGTCCGCGCGGTCCGCGACGACGTCGACGCGATCGGCCAGGCCGAGCGTGCGCGCGTTGCGGCGGCACACCTCGACGGCACCCCGCGCGACGTCGACGAGCACCACGTGCGCCGCGCCCCGGCTGACCGCCTCGAGCCCGAGCGCGCCGGAGCCGGCGTAGAGGTCGAGCACGCGGGCTCCGTCGACGGCGTCGAGGTGCTCGAGCCGGGAGAACAGCGCCTCGCGGACGCGCTCGCTCGTCGGCCGGGTCCCGGACGGCGGCACGGCGAGCGTGCGGCCGCCCGCGCTGCCGGCGACGATGCGGGTCACGCCGCGGCACCCTTGCGCTGGTCCTGCTCCTCGAGCATGCGTTCCATCCAGCCCTTCTCGGCCGTCGACGACGCGATCATCACCGCGATCACCGAGAGCACGACCTGCGCGCTCACCATGACCGTGACGACGGTGCCC encodes the following:
- the rpmF gene encoding 50S ribosomal protein L32; protein product: MAVPKRKMSRSNTRARRSQWKTTATTLTTCPQCKSHMRPHVACPTCGTYKGRSYAEAVRSEHEAV
- a CDS encoding YceD family protein, whose product is MRLVQRTVAAPDELGSGMIGIPAGSDLELDLRLEAVMEGVLVSGAIHGEAVGECVRCLDRVVETVDATVQELYVYPEKADAAASNGDDEDEDVRELDGDLVDLEPALRDAVVPALPFRPLCRPDCPGLCSECGARLADDPDHTHELLDPRWAALGSLQGPDDEKRES
- the coaD gene encoding pantetheine-phosphate adenylyltransferase, with protein sequence MSIAVCPGSFDPMTLGHVDVVRRARSMFDQVVVAVAHNSSKRTLLPPAERVRLAADALAGMDGVRVVTTDGLLVDLVRDLGACAVVKGLRSGADLDAELAMALMNRHLSGVETVFVVGDPGLAHIASSLVKDVARHGGRIDDMVTPAVAAAVLDALAPTAGGGGEDGR
- a CDS encoding GNAT family N-acetyltransferase, with the protein product MTTIRPARPADLPRLRTVCALAYDDNPLMRWVLPDDALRVAACAAWLGPSLERYVAAGHVDVLTADDEVVAVAAWRLPGTAVASSGAGAGPGAGTGAGAPPPPRPAAVLGALVGDERATQVLGALAGSTALAPASAGPYLNYLAVLPTQQGRGSGGRLLRHGLETLAGVVGTPWLATTDPRNVPFYERHGFTTAGTHRLGDDGPRLAVLHLDAGGTPRGPSGA
- a CDS encoding DUF899 family protein; this encodes MTTTPDHLATPSPGRPPVVDLATWRAARDELLLQEKAHTRAGDAIAAARRRLPMVEIDGTVDVVGPGGPVPFLDLFEGRDELVVYQHMWHDGAPHQGQCEGCTMTAWQLKDAVYLHARGVSFAILTTGPWEEVEPFVAFMGYAQPWFSVRDAPAPIGGDMGWFRVFLRVGDRVFLTYETTGRGTEGPDGSFALLDMTPYGRGEAWQDVPDGWPQGREACWYWRSDAAGQAGWGPTSRPAPQWTRPGAGPVETLGRHGHHH
- the rsmD gene encoding 16S rRNA (guanine(966)-N(2))-methyltransferase RsmD, with protein sequence MTRIVAGSAGGRTLAVPPSGTRPTSERVREALFSRLEHLDAVDGARVLDLYAGSGALGLEAVSRGAAHVVLVDVARGAVEVCRRNARTLGLADRVDVVADRADRYLGRVAPQEGAAAESFDLVLLDPPYDLEDHALAAAVAGVARCTAPGGVVVVERSARASAPTWPAPLVALADRRYGETQVWFAEHPA